A stretch of Desulfarculaceae bacterium DNA encodes these proteins:
- a CDS encoding ABC transporter ATP-binding protein has product MNILETKDLSHSFKELQVLSNVQLQVRQGERHAIIGPNGAGKTTLFNVITGTYHPTGGKVFFKGQDVTGLAPYQLARQGLGRSFQITSTFEKQTVFQNIRMGVMSRLGIRFDFWQRVGGISRVARETDEVLESIGLLEDRDVLAGTLSYGKHRALELSMALSMNPDLVMLDEPTAGMSKEETQTTVELIKRLTEGKSMVIVEHDMDVVFSLADRITVLYHGSILVSGPPGEIRENRTVQEAYLGDTESFHVL; this is encoded by the coding sequence ATGAACATCCTGGAAACCAAGGACCTGTCCCACAGCTTCAAGGAGCTGCAGGTGCTCTCCAACGTGCAGCTGCAGGTGCGCCAGGGCGAGCGCCACGCCATCATCGGGCCCAACGGGGCAGGCAAGACCACCCTGTTCAACGTGATCACCGGCACCTACCACCCCACCGGCGGCAAGGTCTTCTTCAAGGGCCAGGACGTGACCGGGCTGGCGCCCTATCAACTGGCCCGCCAGGGGCTGGGGCGTTCGTTCCAGATCACCAGCACCTTTGAAAAACAAACCGTATTTCAGAACATTCGTATGGGGGTGATGTCCCGCCTAGGCATCAGGTTCGACTTTTGGCAGAGGGTGGGGGGAATTTCCCGGGTAGCCCGGGAAACCGACGAGGTGCTCGAGAGCATCGGGCTTCTGGAGGACCGGGACGTGCTGGCGGGCACCCTGTCCTACGGCAAGCACCGGGCCCTGGAGCTTTCCATGGCCCTGTCCATGAACCCCGATCTGGTGATGCTCGACGAGCCCACCGCCGGCATGTCCAAGGAAGAGACCCAGACCACGGTGGAACTGATCAAGCGGCTGACCGAGGGCAAGAGTATGGTGATCGTGGAGCACGACATGGACGTGGTCTTTTCCCTGGCCGACCGCATCACCGTGCTCTACCACGGCTCCATCCTGGTCTCCGGCCCTCCCGGGGAGATTCGCGAAAACCGCACCGTGCAAGAAGCTTATCTGGGCGACACGGAGTCTTTCCATGTTCTTTGA
- a CDS encoding SDR family oxidoreductase, producing the protein MRLKDKTALITGAAQGIGAATALRFASEGADLALCDLNSERLEEMAAQARGLGRRCLVFTGSVTDRPFVDDMVARTISELGGLDILINNAGIIRDRMGHKMSEDEFDSVVAVNLKGAFNCLQACMIPMRAQGSGTIVNVSSVSRYGAAGQLNYSATKGGVVSMTGTAAKELGPKGVRVNCVAPGFIETDMLSTVPQETLEMYRRFLVPLGRMGQAGEVASVMLFLASEDASFVNGQTINVDGGAYTQ; encoded by the coding sequence ATGCGGCTCAAAGACAAAACGGCCCTCATAACCGGCGCGGCCCAGGGCATAGGCGCGGCCACGGCCCTGCGCTTCGCCTCCGAGGGCGCCGACCTGGCCCTGTGCGATCTCAACTCCGAGCGCTTGGAAGAGATGGCGGCGCAGGCGCGCGGCCTGGGCCGCCGCTGCCTGGTCTTCACGGGCAGCGTCACTGACCGGCCCTTCGTGGATGACATGGTGGCCCGGACCATCTCCGAACTGGGCGGCCTGGACATCCTGATCAACAACGCGGGCATCATCCGCGACCGCATGGGCCACAAGATGAGCGAAGACGAGTTCGACTCGGTGGTGGCGGTGAACCTGAAGGGCGCTTTCAACTGCCTGCAGGCCTGCATGATCCCCATGCGTGCCCAGGGCTCCGGGACCATCGTCAACGTATCGTCGGTGAGCCGCTACGGCGCGGCGGGCCAGCTGAACTACTCGGCCACCAAAGGCGGGGTGGTCAGCATGACCGGCACGGCGGCCAAGGAGCTGGGCCCCAAGGGGGTGCGGGTCAACTGCGTGGCCCCGGGCTTCATCGAGACCGACATGCTCTCCACGGTGCCTCAGGAGACCCTGGAGATGTACCGCCGCTTCCTGGTGCCTCTGGGGCGCATGGGCCAGGCCGGGGAGGTTGCCTCGGTGATGCTCTTTCTGGCCTCGGAGGACGCCTCCTTTGTCAACGGCCAGACCATCAACGTGGACGGGGGAGCCTACACCCAATAG
- a CDS encoding ABC transporter ATP-binding protein has product MFFEVSELNTYYGLIHALQNVSLRVGQGEIVCLLGRNGMGKSTILKSIMGLVVPQSGAINFQGQGIAKAPPHKVARAGIGLVPQERRIFPTLTVEENLLMGVKPGCPPPPGSEPWNLKRVYKHFQSLERRSGNKGAHLSGGEQQMLSMGRALMGNPQLLLVDEPGEGLAPQLVREVCKVLLQINQAGVSILLVEHNLKVALSLAHRCYLLGKGFVGFEGTTAELEARPDMLAKYLEVS; this is encoded by the coding sequence ATGTTCTTTGAGGTGAGCGAACTCAACACTTATTACGGCCTGATCCACGCTCTGCAAAACGTCTCGCTGCGCGTGGGCCAGGGAGAGATCGTCTGCCTGCTGGGGCGCAACGGCATGGGCAAGAGCACCATCCTCAAATCCATCATGGGGCTGGTGGTGCCGCAGTCCGGGGCCATTAACTTCCAGGGCCAGGGCATCGCCAAGGCGCCTCCCCACAAGGTGGCCCGGGCGGGCATCGGCCTGGTGCCTCAGGAGCGGCGCATCTTCCCCACCCTTACCGTGGAGGAGAACCTCTTGATGGGGGTTAAGCCGGGCTGCCCGCCGCCCCCGGGCAGCGAGCCCTGGAACCTCAAGCGGGTCTACAAGCACTTCCAATCCCTGGAGCGGCGCAGCGGCAACAAGGGGGCCCATCTTTCCGGCGGCGAGCAGCAGATGCTCTCCATGGGCCGTGCCCTGATGGGCAATCCCCAACTGCTGCTGGTGGACGAGCCCGGCGAGGGCCTGGCCCCGCAGCTGGTGCGCGAGGTGTGCAAGGTACTGTTGCAGATCAACCAGGCTGGCGTGTCCATCCTGTTGGTGGAGCACAACCTCAAGGTCGCCCTTTCCCTGGCCCACCGCTGCTACCTGCTGGGCAAGGGCTTCGTCGGGTTCGAGGGCACCACCGCCGAGCTGGAGGCGCGGCCGGACATGTTGGCCAAGTACCTCGAGGTCTCCTGA
- a CDS encoding TetR/AcrR family transcriptional regulator, with translation MGILRYRQIKNKNLVKKRRTQILSAARKLFTKKGYTGTTVQDLCEESGVNPGSLYDYVQSKDDILRQLFKEMMGEDSETRAALTPDGEIKELEAMRPYIRKMFLHSWAYHPDLISLAYQETRFLDGETKSEVMSNDLRLIEDMADTIEKALDHEVDRERLVVIASLLVYLFGFLPLKGWTIKGLDPDLVLDATVDFFVKGMESL, from the coding sequence TTGGGAATTCTGCGGTATCGCCAGATAAAGAACAAAAACCTGGTCAAGAAGCGCCGGACCCAGATTCTGAGCGCGGCGCGCAAGCTTTTCACCAAAAAAGGCTACACCGGCACCACGGTCCAGGACCTTTGCGAGGAGTCGGGGGTCAACCCCGGCAGCCTTTACGACTACGTCCAGAGCAAGGACGACATCCTGCGCCAGCTCTTCAAGGAGATGATGGGGGAGGACTCGGAAACGCGGGCCGCCCTCACCCCCGATGGAGAGATCAAAGAGCTGGAGGCCATGCGCCCCTACATCCGCAAGATGTTCCTCCATTCCTGGGCCTACCATCCGGACCTCATCTCCCTGGCTTACCAGGAGACCCGGTTCCTGGACGGCGAAACCAAATCCGAGGTCATGTCCAACGACCTCCGTCTCATTGAGGACATGGCCGACACCATCGAAAAGGCCCTGGACCACGAAGTCGACCGGGAGCGCCTGGTGGTTATCGCCAGCCTGCTGGTCTATCTCTTCGGCTTCCTGCCCCTCAAGGGCTGGACCATCAAGGGGTTGGACCCGGACCTGGTCCTGGACGCCACGGTGGACTTTTTCGTCAAGGGAATGGAGTCGCTATAG
- a CDS encoding DUF362 domain-containing protein: MSEHKVSLGRYEKPLESVRRVVELCGGLERVSPGAKVFIKPNIVFWSTTVQFPKWGVITTSRVIEDLVVLLKEHGVDDITIGEGMVINRPGDDETASHAFETLGYNKLKQRYGIQVVDTYRRPFDEVDLGDGVVLNFNRDILHSDFVVDAPVLKTHAQTVVSLSIKNLKGTIDIKSRKRCHSADPEKDLHFWISRLADKMPPILAVLDGIYTSEYGPGFDGVMHRSDILAASWDALSADLVGSRLLGHDPAGVPYLAHAARRRGRPTDLSDVEVVGERIEDLAKPHKWSFPYNEEGTLPLPMAKRGLAGINYYKYDTSLCTYCSAINGALLQAVFAAWRGEPWGEVEVLTGKKMQPRPGAKKTILLGKCMYQAHKDNPDIQEMIPVKGCPPQPEQVLKALHQAGIMADPAFFANLDTLPGNFMKRFQDRPEFEEGFFRIK, translated from the coding sequence ATGAGCGAGCACAAGGTTTCTCTGGGACGCTACGAAAAGCCGTTGGAGTCGGTGCGCCGGGTGGTGGAGCTGTGCGGCGGCCTGGAGCGCGTCAGCCCCGGGGCCAAGGTCTTCATCAAGCCCAACATCGTGTTCTGGAGCACCACCGTCCAGTTCCCCAAGTGGGGAGTCATCACCACCAGCCGGGTCATCGAGGACCTGGTGGTGCTGCTCAAGGAGCATGGGGTGGATGACATCACCATCGGCGAGGGCATGGTGATCAACCGCCCCGGGGACGATGAAACCGCCAGCCACGCCTTCGAGACCCTGGGCTACAACAAGCTCAAGCAGCGTTACGGCATCCAGGTGGTCGACACCTACCGGCGCCCCTTCGACGAGGTGGACCTGGGCGACGGAGTGGTGCTCAATTTCAACCGCGACATCCTGCACAGCGACTTCGTGGTGGACGCGCCGGTGCTCAAGACCCATGCCCAGACCGTGGTAAGCCTGTCCATCAAGAACCTCAAGGGCACCATCGACATTAAGTCGCGCAAGCGCTGCCACAGCGCGGACCCGGAGAAGGACCTGCACTTTTGGATTTCGCGCCTGGCCGACAAAATGCCTCCCATCCTGGCGGTGCTGGACGGCATCTACACCTCCGAGTACGGGCCGGGCTTCGATGGGGTGATGCACCGTAGCGACATCCTGGCCGCCTCCTGGGATGCGCTCTCGGCCGACCTGGTGGGCAGCCGCCTGCTGGGCCACGATCCGGCCGGGGTGCCCTATCTGGCCCATGCCGCCCGGCGGCGCGGCCGCCCCACCGACCTGAGCGACGTGGAGGTGGTGGGCGAGCGCATCGAGGATTTGGCCAAACCCCACAAGTGGAGCTTCCCCTACAACGAGGAAGGCACCCTGCCTTTGCCCATGGCCAAGCGGGGCCTGGCCGGCATCAATTACTACAAATACGACACCAGCCTGTGCACCTACTGCTCGGCCATCAACGGCGCCTTGCTCCAGGCGGTGTTCGCAGCCTGGCGCGGCGAACCCTGGGGAGAGGTGGAGGTGCTCACCGGCAAGAAGATGCAGCCCCGGCCCGGGGCCAAGAAAACCATCCTGCTGGGCAAATGCATGTATCAGGCCCACAAGGACAACCCCGACATCCAGGAGATGATCCCGGTCAAGGGTTGCCCCCCCCAACCGGAGCAGGTCTTGAAGGCCCTGCACCAGGCGGGCATCATGGCCGATCCGGCCTTTTTCGCCAACCTGGACACCTTGCCCGGCAACTTCATGAAACGCTTCCAGGACCGGCCCGAGTTCGAGGAAGGCTTCTTCCGCATAAAATAA
- a CDS encoding branched-chain amino acid ABC transporter permease produces the protein MKRKLFWMAAGIAVLVVFPFVSNTVHTNLAVRLAIDALFAVSLNLLLSFTGLLSFGHALYFGVGAYSAALLLTHLEGIPVLAAALLSGVAAALVGLVLSPLLVRVRATAFAMLTLAFGQLMYVLCSKFRDVTGGEDGLMGWATPPMHVLGLFTWDLTTPMGIYFFAVGLSVLGILAMWYFTKTPMGSVMISIRDNQKRVDYLGYRVEMTKAVIFCFSGFFAGLAGAIYAIFNNLVSVGGVLDLIVSFQPLMAILVGGIGSFSGPVLGSGLLLLLEQVTQAYPEMARMISGIIFILVVMYLPGGAVWSWARLRAWWLKRVYLRKAMGGGA, from the coding sequence ATGAAGCGCAAACTATTTTGGATGGCGGCCGGCATCGCGGTGCTGGTGGTCTTCCCCTTCGTCTCCAACACCGTGCACACCAACCTGGCGGTGCGCCTGGCCATTGACGCCCTGTTTGCGGTCAGCCTGAACCTGCTGTTGTCCTTCACCGGGCTCCTTTCCTTTGGCCATGCCCTCTATTTCGGGGTGGGCGCCTACAGCGCCGCGCTGCTGCTCACCCACCTGGAAGGCATCCCGGTCTTGGCCGCGGCCCTGCTCAGCGGGGTGGCCGCCGCCCTGGTTGGGCTGGTGCTCAGCCCGCTGCTGGTCCGGGTGCGCGCCACGGCCTTTGCCATGCTCACCCTGGCCTTCGGCCAGCTCATGTATGTGCTCTGCTCCAAGTTTCGCGATGTGACCGGCGGCGAGGACGGCCTCATGGGCTGGGCCACCCCGCCCATGCACGTGCTGGGGCTGTTCACCTGGGACCTCACCACTCCCATGGGCATCTACTTCTTCGCGGTGGGCCTGTCCGTGCTGGGCATCCTGGCCATGTGGTATTTCACCAAGACGCCCATGGGCAGCGTGATGATCAGCATCCGCGACAACCAGAAGCGGGTGGACTACCTGGGCTACCGGGTGGAGATGACCAAGGCGGTCATCTTCTGCTTCTCCGGCTTTTTCGCCGGCCTGGCCGGGGCCATCTACGCCATCTTCAATAACCTGGTCTCCGTGGGCGGCGTGCTGGACCTGATCGTCTCCTTCCAGCCCCTCATGGCCATCCTGGTGGGCGGCATCGGCAGCTTCTCCGGCCCGGTCCTGGGCTCGGGCCTGCTCCTGCTCCTGGAGCAGGTGACCCAGGCCTACCCCGAGATGGCCCGCATGATCAGCGGGATCATCTTCATCCTGGTGGTGATGTACCTCCCCGGCGGCGCGGTCTGGTCCTGGGCGCGCCTGCGGGCCTGGTGGCTCAAGCGGGTTTACCTGCGCAAGGCAATGGGTGGCGGAGCATGA
- a CDS encoding ABC transporter substrate-binding protein produces the protein MKVIKRHLLLGLVITMALVIMQAGGLARAAGFDAKAVSDMAGFDPAKFENPTGPVIKIGVLAPFSGPAAVVGQIYWATGTWVATDINRRGGINVNGKMMKIALIKGDTMGKPATTKEMADKMCLEEKVDVLWGTAGSHLTAIIQAAAKKYKKLHLNSGSLSDTLLDAKHFTPYSFQHIWTTTSVGDTFGKYFAGRKERKFYILNQDYIFGHQLADAFKAGLKKYVPDAKIVGEDYHPLFNKDFAPYMTKVKASGAEVIFTGDWIPDSSNLIKQSRQLGVNLPIAGIFLDDVNALVAVGVKGSTGLIFASEFLDAKQGPLQVKWHASWKTWPAPYNTPLYEWLGSTTGAYVESLYWLLDVMARAGSTDAPKVIKAWEGDVWTGLLGEKLTMRACDHRVVRDTYVTEFVSPNIWYDKCAYIGKVETIPAKYVTLPAPKIPGRCK, from the coding sequence ATGAAAGTTATCAAACGGCATCTGCTCCTGGGCCTGGTTATCACCATGGCATTGGTGATCATGCAGGCCGGCGGGCTGGCCCGGGCCGCGGGCTTCGACGCCAAGGCGGTTTCGGATATGGCCGGTTTCGATCCGGCCAAGTTCGAAAATCCCACCGGCCCGGTGATCAAGATCGGCGTGCTGGCGCCCTTCAGCGGCCCCGCCGCCGTGGTGGGCCAGATATACTGGGCCACCGGCACCTGGGTGGCCACCGACATCAACCGCCGCGGCGGCATCAATGTCAACGGCAAGATGATGAAGATCGCCCTGATCAAGGGCGACACCATGGGCAAGCCGGCCACCACCAAGGAGATGGCCGACAAGATGTGCCTGGAGGAGAAGGTGGACGTGCTGTGGGGCACCGCGGGCAGCCACCTCACGGCCATCATTCAGGCCGCCGCCAAGAAGTACAAGAAGCTGCACCTGAACTCCGGCTCCCTGTCCGACACCCTGCTGGACGCCAAGCACTTCACGCCCTACAGCTTCCAGCACATCTGGACCACCACCTCGGTGGGCGACACCTTCGGCAAGTACTTCGCGGGCCGCAAGGAGCGCAAGTTCTACATCCTCAATCAGGACTACATCTTCGGCCATCAGCTGGCCGACGCCTTCAAGGCCGGCCTGAAGAAGTACGTGCCTGACGCCAAGATCGTGGGCGAGGATTATCACCCCTTGTTCAACAAGGACTTCGCCCCCTACATGACCAAGGTCAAGGCCTCCGGCGCCGAGGTGATCTTCACCGGCGACTGGATTCCCGACTCCTCCAACCTGATCAAGCAGTCGCGGCAGCTGGGCGTCAACCTGCCCATCGCCGGCATCTTCCTGGACGACGTCAACGCCCTGGTGGCGGTGGGCGTGAAGGGCTCCACCGGGCTGATCTTCGCCAGCGAGTTCCTGGACGCCAAGCAGGGTCCCCTCCAGGTCAAGTGGCACGCTTCCTGGAAGACCTGGCCGGCTCCTTACAACACCCCGCTCTATGAGTGGCTGGGCTCCACCACCGGGGCCTACGTGGAGTCGCTTTACTGGCTTCTGGACGTGATGGCTCGGGCCGGCAGCACCGACGCCCCCAAGGTCATCAAGGCCTGGGAGGGCGACGTGTGGACCGGCCTTCTCGGCGAGAAGCTCACCATGCGGGCCTGCGACCACCGCGTGGTGCGCGACACCTACGTCACCGAGTTCGTGTCGCCCAACATCTGGTACGACAAGTGCGCCTACATCGGCAAGGTGGAGACCATCCCCGCCAAGTACGTCACCCTGCCCGCGCCCAAGATCCCGGGCCGTTGCAAATAG
- a CDS encoding TetR/AcrR family transcriptional regulator, with product MSVQSKTEARKEQILKAAERIFARKGYHDSTIAEIAKEAHVSEGSIYEYFDTKEKLLFTIPEAFSNKVHEQNKFHLQLIRGAANRLRATIYLYLHVWQEYPDYAVINLLILKGNENFRRTEGYRFIREGFQGTTQIIKEGIASGEFRSDIDPYVIRSVLMGTVDHVATNWLLSDRKHSLLDLVDPIMDLVMTGLVNDAPQAAGATPRWDHWPARGVRPLDGERAADGGDSKDAKKPGQPE from the coding sequence ATGAGCGTTCAAAGCAAGACCGAGGCGCGCAAGGAGCAAATTCTCAAGGCGGCGGAGCGCATTTTCGCCCGCAAGGGGTATCACGACTCCACCATCGCCGAGATCGCCAAGGAGGCCCACGTCTCCGAAGGCTCCATCTACGAATATTTCGATACCAAGGAAAAACTGCTCTTCACCATCCCCGAGGCCTTCAGCAACAAGGTGCATGAGCAGAACAAGTTCCACCTGCAGCTGATTCGCGGCGCGGCCAACCGCTTGCGGGCCACCATCTACCTCTATCTGCACGTTTGGCAGGAATACCCGGATTACGCGGTTATCAACCTGCTCATCCTCAAGGGCAACGAGAACTTTCGCCGGACCGAGGGCTACCGCTTCATCCGCGAAGGCTTTCAGGGGACCACCCAAATCATTAAAGAGGGTATCGCCAGCGGGGAGTTCCGCTCCGACATCGACCCCTATGTCATTCGCTCGGTGCTGATGGGCACGGTGGACCACGTGGCCACCAACTGGCTCTTGTCGGACCGCAAGCACAGCCTGCTGGACCTAGTGGACCCCATCATGGACCTGGTTATGACCGGCCTAGTCAACGACGCCCCCCAAGCGGCGGGCGCAACCCCGCGTTGGGATCACTGGCCCGCCCGGGGTGTCAGGCCCCTTGACGGCGAGCGGGCTGCCGATGGGGGGGATTCGAAGGACGCTAAAAAACCGGGACAGCCGGAATAA
- a CDS encoding acetyl-CoA C-acetyltransferase, producing the protein MQEVVIAGYLRTAQSRCRPNDPGRDWLHAFRADELLALVLPELIKRTGIAPEEVEDFIVGCATGVGEQWTYGGRNPIFLANLPETIAAKFVDQQCGSAMAGIHIGFMEIAQGFADVVMVGGMEHMTRVPMGGTTQDRGLAAYPLSLFYGEEYKHWDMPTAVNMGLTAEKLFARTGLSKQDMDRWAVRSHQLAAKAQEDGFFGGEILPVEAPQADGSTMVVDSDQAVRGDTTLEGLAGLKPAFRKDGVITAGVSSPLNAAGTGVILMSKEKAKAKGIKPLATIRSIGFAGVDPTIMGHGPVPASLKALDKLGMSPGDIDFWEINEAFAIVALNCIKELGLDPDKVNVMGGGLAIGHPLGATGNRLVGTLARILESKGGRWGCANACVGGGQGVATIIEREDY; encoded by the coding sequence ATGCAGGAAGTCGTCATCGCTGGTTACCTTCGCACGGCCCAGTCCCGTTGCCGCCCCAACGACCCCGGCCGCGACTGGCTGCACGCGTTTCGGGCCGATGAGCTTTTGGCCCTGGTGCTGCCCGAGCTGATCAAGCGCACCGGCATCGCCCCGGAAGAGGTGGAGGACTTCATCGTGGGCTGCGCCACCGGCGTGGGCGAGCAATGGACCTACGGCGGCCGCAATCCCATCTTCCTGGCCAACCTGCCCGAGACCATCGCGGCCAAGTTCGTGGACCAGCAGTGCGGCTCGGCCATGGCCGGCATCCACATCGGCTTCATGGAGATCGCCCAGGGCTTCGCCGACGTGGTCATGGTGGGCGGCATGGAGCACATGACCCGGGTGCCCATGGGCGGCACCACCCAGGACCGCGGGCTGGCGGCTTATCCCCTCTCCCTGTTCTATGGCGAGGAGTACAAGCACTGGGACATGCCCACCGCCGTCAACATGGGGCTCACCGCGGAGAAGCTCTTCGCGCGCACCGGCCTGAGCAAACAAGACATGGACCGCTGGGCGGTGCGCTCCCACCAGCTGGCCGCCAAGGCCCAGGAGGACGGCTTCTTCGGCGGCGAGATCCTGCCGGTGGAGGCTCCCCAGGCCGACGGCAGCACCATGGTCGTGGACAGCGACCAGGCGGTGCGGGGAGACACCACCCTGGAGGGCCTGGCCGGCCTCAAGCCCGCCTTCAGGAAAGACGGGGTCATCACCGCCGGGGTCAGCTCTCCGCTCAACGCCGCCGGCACCGGGGTGATCCTGATGTCCAAGGAAAAGGCCAAGGCCAAGGGCATCAAGCCCCTGGCCACCATCCGCTCCATCGGTTTCGCCGGGGTGGACCCCACAATCATGGGTCACGGCCCGGTGCCGGCCAGCCTCAAGGCCCTGGACAAGCTGGGCATGTCGCCGGGCGATATCGACTTCTGGGAGATCAACGAAGCCTTCGCCATCGTGGCCCTGAACTGCATCAAGGAGCTGGGCCTGGACCCGGACAAGGTCAACGTCATGGGCGGCGGCTTGGCCATCGGCCATCCCTTGGGAGCCACGGGCAACCGCCTGGTGGGCACCCTGGCCCGCATTCTGGAGAGCAAGGGCGGCCGCTGGGGCTGCGCCAACGCCTGTGTGGGCGGCGGCCAGGGCGTGGCCACCATCATCGAGCGCGAGGACTACTAG
- a CDS encoding branched-chain amino acid ABC transporter permease: MSPEVQMYLAQGIHGLAYGMLLFLVASGLTLIFGMMGVLNIAHASFFMISAYICVSVMQATHSYWLSLLLAPLGTALLGILVERFMLRRVQKSGLGHVAELLLTLGIAIVAGEAIKLIWGTEGLQVMAPPSLAGLVNIYGLEYPLYRLYIIGLALAVLLLLALVLFKTRLGTIVRAAVSDPGMVSALGVNTERVFMLVFGLGTWMAGVAGVAAAPILTVFPGLADQIGMEAFVVVVVGGFGSLYGALVAALFFGELNSFGIQFLPKLSPILMFAFMALVLAFKPTGLFGDRE, translated from the coding sequence ATGAGTCCTGAAGTGCAAATGTATCTGGCCCAGGGTATCCACGGGCTGGCCTACGGGATGCTCCTGTTCCTGGTGGCCTCGGGCCTAACCCTGATCTTCGGCATGATGGGCGTATTGAACATCGCCCACGCCTCTTTCTTCATGATCTCGGCCTATATCTGCGTCAGTGTGATGCAGGCCACCCACAGCTACTGGCTCTCCCTGCTCCTGGCCCCCCTGGGCACGGCCTTGCTGGGCATATTGGTGGAGCGCTTCATGCTTCGCCGGGTGCAGAAGTCCGGCCTGGGCCACGTGGCCGAGCTGCTGTTGACCCTGGGCATCGCCATCGTCGCCGGCGAGGCCATCAAGTTGATCTGGGGCACCGAGGGCCTGCAGGTCATGGCCCCGCCGTCCCTGGCCGGGCTGGTGAACATCTACGGCCTGGAGTACCCGCTCTACCGCCTCTACATCATCGGCCTGGCCCTGGCGGTGCTCTTGCTGCTGGCCCTGGTGCTGTTCAAGACCCGCCTGGGCACCATCGTGCGGGCCGCGGTGTCCGATCCCGGCATGGTCAGCGCCCTGGGGGTGAACACCGAAAGGGTGTTCATGCTGGTCTTCGGCCTGGGCACCTGGATGGCCGGGGTGGCCGGGGTGGCCGCCGCCCCCATCCTCACCGTCTTCCCCGGCCTGGCCGACCAGATAGGCATGGAGGCCTTCGTGGTGGTGGTGGTGGGCGGCTTCGGCAGCCTGTATGGAGCCCTGGTCGCCGCCCTGTTCTTCGGGGAGCTCAACTCCTTTGGGATTCAGTTCCTGCCCAAGCTCTCGCCGATCTTGATGTTCGCCTTCATGGCTCTGGTGCTTGCCTTCAAGCCGACCGGCCTGTTTGGAGACCGAGAATGA